DNA sequence from the Scyliorhinus torazame isolate Kashiwa2021f chromosome 19, sScyTor2.1, whole genome shotgun sequence genome:
TCTGTAAAGTGTGCGACTCTCTATTCCTTTGGAAATCACTGCAGTTTCATTGTCCCAGGTCTGGAAGTACAGGGGGCTATCACAGCAGGGAATGGCCTGAATGGCCGTAAGCAGTGTGAGGAAATATTTGGAAAGCGGTAGGAGGGTCGATGTTTATATTCAGGGAGAGGAGCCGTTTACCCTGTTAGTATTTCCCATGGTAAACACAGGAACGGGAAGGTTAGAATTTAAAAAATCAGTTCGAATGTGACTGGAGTGGGGTTTAAGAGGACATTTTAGTTTGACAGTAATAGAGCAGTTGGGGCCGGTGGGTACGTGTCTCTTAAGGAGACAGCGCTTGTCTTTGCTATGGATATGATTTCTGAGCTCCAGCGTGTGATAATTAGAGGCAGCAAGTGGAATTTAATTATGTTTTTCGTGTTTAACATGCCCAATGGACTGACGTTCAGAATCGCATCTCCATATATCATGGAAATTTACAGTAAAGGGAAGTGGTCATTCGACCCATCCTGTCTTGAAGGAGCTATCCAATCAGTACCACTCCCCGTTACTTCGCCACTTTGTCCTTTaaactgatataatcctcaactccactttgccgccTTATCCCCAGAACCACTGATTCTCTAACTgattcaaaaatctgtctatctcagccttgaacatacttaatgacccagcctgcaGCACCCTGGGGtgaagaattctacagattcactaccctctgagagaagaaattcctcctcagctctgtctgaaatgggcgaccccttactctgagattatgccctctggtcctagactctctcacaaGGAGAAAGATCTCCTCAGCAGCGTGGACCACAAGAACTCGCTGTGGAAAACAAAAATCTCCTTATCTCTCCAGTGCTGAGGCGATTTTAAAATCCAACACAGGATATTCCAAGTCTCAATTTGAACAAAATACTTCAGATGTTCAATGCATGAAGGATAAGGTGCCTAACAGTATCAACAATGATTCCAGTCTCAATCATGGTGGTTCTGGCGGTCAGATTGTGATgataatgatgggggggggggggggggggtcgccactTTGTCCAATAGCCTGTTTTAAGAGAGAAGTAGCCATTCTGAACTGAAGATCAGTCAATATGTAAACCCGAGAAAAAGGCACAAGTTTGAATACCTGGTCCTATACGCCTTTGGGAAGAGGTGACACATTTCAAGAACCCCCATCCCCCATTACCCggctaaaattattttttttcgtTGTTCCACaatcgcatccccccccccccccccccctcaaactgcgGATTATCCTGCAGTAATAGTGTCTCGATTTGAACTCTGACGCCTCCTTCAGTCCCTGGCCATTGTATATTGTGCGGTGCATTGGGCGATGTGGGTTGCGCCTGACTGGGTGCACGCAAGCTGAATGTTCATGCAGTTTCTGAGGACGAGTAATAAGACAACCGAAATAGACACAACTAACATTCCTGTCACGTCCCCGCTAACTGACAGAAAGTAGCTCACAGAACACCgcagctctttcagagagctgactCGTGCTTTCAGAGAAAAAAAACCCCTCACACCTCAAGTTCCAGGGGCAGCCGCTGTCTGCGGGTATTTGGCAGTTCCAGTCGCTAAAATCCCAGAGACCAAACATTGTTTGACGTTTATGTGCTTGATGATGAGTCGAGGATAACCCACATTACCTTCAATCTCATCCACCACTCCATCCCATTTTGCAGCCATTGAATTTAACCAGCTTAGTACATCGCAGTCGGGACTTTGCAATCTGAAGGTTGTAGGTTCAAATCCCGCTCCAGCACCAAGTCTGGGCTGatactcccagtgcagtactgagggagtgctgcactgccaaaggtgtcttctttcagatgagacattaaaccgagaccccatttgccCCCTCAGAGTTGCCTAAGAGATCCCCTGGCCACTATTTGGAAGAAGTTACGTTCTCTCTGGTGTcctagtcaatatttatccctcaggaaAAACAGAGCCTCTGGTCGTTCTCACACTTCTGTCTGtgcgatcttgctgtgtgcaaattggcgtcTGCATCACCTACAtgcgcaacagtgactacacttcaaaagtacttcactggttgtGCAAAACGCTCTAGAACAGGGTGGTgctatgaaaggcgctatataaatgcaatttcctCCCAACTTGTTTGTGTTAGCCTACGCCGTGCCTGCATCCAACGGTCAGACGGTGTACTGCCCGAAGGGGTTCTGTGCAATCTGACAACAGTCTCATGTTCATCAAGCGCACTTTCCTGGTATGAACCGCGCACACAGGTTGATTTTTGAAACAATAATGAACGAGATACATCGGCATTGAACTACCGGTAGTTCAAAGAAAACGCTTTATTATGAAACGAACAtgtagaaaaaaaaaaatcatacgtGACACGCTTTTGTCAGTTTGCAAAAAAAACATATATTTATATAGGCACAACCCCCATATATACGTATGATATATGTATAGGATCTAGAGGACAATCGAGATAACACAGGGCAGAGAGCTGTTGATTGTAAACCAAAGTTTGGCAGGAACTCATTCAATTGTGTTGGGCAGTATAATCGGCACGTTTCCACAGCAATAGACAAATTGGAGAATAAGACACTAGCAGGCTCTGCAGTGTGTCCCAGGGGACTGCCATCCTACACCCGAAGCAATGACTTTCCAAATCACTGACTGGCAGTTAGAAGGTGAGGAGCTAAGGGGCGAAGGTGAAGACATCACATGCTTCTTTGTCTAATCGCCATATACACTTATTAAAAAAGGAACATTAAGTCTGGTACAAAACTCTATAAATCCATCTCTCTTATATACAAAAATAGCTTAATATAATTCAAAACTGGTTAGCATAGATACAAAtagatttttctttttcttttcattaaaAAGAACGCACAAGGCCTGAAGCATTCTATATCGAAAATAGTATAAAAGTATTATAAAAAACGCAGAACTCTTTGATTGGATAAAGCATAATATGtgacatttgtttttttaaaaaaactcacacacacacacacgttattgCCACGTTGGTAAGTGTACTGGAGTCCTGCCTGCCATGGGAAGTTGACAGTGAGGGACAATCTATATGGGCCGGTAGCGTGGGGGCATCTGTCCGTTGATGCTCTCGTGTAGTCCAGACAGATTGTGATAAAGGCCGGAGTTGCTGAGGACCTGGGAGTGACTTTTACTCCTGGGTTGTTTAGGCACTGTGTGTGATTGCATTGACGGACCACTTTGTCATTGAGTCCTTGACAGTCCAGTGGAGGGGCTTGCAGAGGCAGCAGGTGAGTCTTGTACCGCCGCCTCCGGTACTTGGATCCCGGGAACCTTTGCTGTGTTTTCCTGGCAGATCTGGATAGAATAAACGAGAGAAACATCATTTAGCATTCACCTGGTTGCGCACAGTTACCAGATTACAAAATgtaacaaccccaccccctctacAATCTGATCACTTGACTCAATCCCGCCTGCAGAACATTCAGTTGCACATGCCAATGATATCTTCAATCAGACACACTCTGGGCTTGTTGACTGGAAGCAGTTCCCTGGGCCCTACCCTACCCACACCTCTCAGGTCAGCCCTCTGTGCAGACACTTGCACATTCAATCGGTGCTGTATTAAACCGGAAAAGTCAAGACATTCAGGGCGGATGGCGAATGCAAAACGGGTGCAATCTCAGTCCTCCGCCAGCCCCAATATCCCGTCCCATTGGAGTTTATGGAAAGGAATTGCGGCCTCTTTGCGCCCTTGAATGTTGCTCCTATTTCAATAAGGGAGAGCTGGATAGTCCTACCTGCTGCAGAGAGAGCTCAAAACCAGCTTGCAAAGTCTAGGAGTTCTTGTTCTTCGGGACTCAGGGGTTCGCAAGAGCCTTCATCAGAAGAATAGGAAGACACGGGAGAGCCAGCCATTGAGTTCATGTCATTGGAGAGATTGGGTGAGAGGACCCCGGACTGGAAAGCGGCGCTCACGGCATCGTGTTCATCCAGGAGCTGCTGCAAGGCTCGGATATACTCCACCGCAGAGCGCAGCGTCTCCACTTTGCTCATCTTCTTGTTGGCGCTCCCGTTGGGGACGTGTTCCCGCAGGGTGGCGAATCCCAAATTGACCAGCTTCACCCGGTTCCTCTCCCTCTCGTTGCGCCGGGCCACGGCTGCCGGCTGCTGGGGGGGCAGCGTGTAACCGAAGCCGCTGAAGTTGAGCCGCCTCTTGCAGCGCAGCAGCTCCGGGGAGCAGGAGCGCTGCCTCTTGAGCTGCTGCTTGAGTTTACTGTCACTGGCCGATGAGGGTGGCTGGTGGCTGGACTCCGGCTCCACTTCCTGCTCACTCGGCGGGGGCGGCAGCGTAAAGGCAGGCGGGCTGCAGGTAGGCTGGTTGGATGGCAGTGCTCCCCATGCTGGGCATcggggtgtgagggaggtagggggTAGGTGGGTGGCTAGGGAGGGGAATGTTgcaaggggaggagggacaggcggCGTGGCAAAGGCTGCAGATTCGCCGTGCCGTGCGCCTAGCTCGTGGCGTTCGCGTGTtgcgctctctccctccactccagTCCTGTCTGTCCTTGGCTTGTCTTTCCCCCTTTGcaaagctc
Encoded proteins:
- the ascl1a gene encoding achaete-scute homolog 1a; this translates as MGGAGAQACGFKRQRLCAKGLQWCSGQREACHGNVAEEGGGGALQRGKDKPRTDRTGVEGESATRERHELGARHGESAAFATPPVPPPLATFPSLATHLPPTSLTPRCPAWGALPSNQPTCSPPAFTLPPPPSEQEVEPESSHQPPSSASDSKLKQQLKRQRSCSPELLRCKRRLNFSGFGYTLPPQQPAAVARRNERERNRVKLVNLGFATLREHVPNGSANKKMSKVETLRSAVEYIRALQQLLDEHDAVSAAFQSGVLSPNLSNDMNSMAGSPVSSYSSDEGSCEPLSPEEQELLDFASWF